The following coding sequences are from one Streptomyces venezuelae window:
- a CDS encoding ABC transporter ATP-binding protein, whose product MMNKRSPAAESKAPAPAPAPAATAVLARDLTVVRGPRTVLRGLDFTVPRGQITGLLGPSGCGKSTLMRAIVGTQAKVTGTLQVLDHPAGAPTLRSRIGYVTQSPSVYDDLTVRQNLDYFAAVLDPGTGTAADRRRDQVTRVLDDVALTSHADSLAGRLSGGQRSRVSLGVALLGTPELLVLDEPTVGLDPVLRRDLWQLFHAIATDRAATILVSSHVMDEAERCHRLLLMRGGELLADDTPDALRSRTHSDTVEGAFLHLVDEADARHTPRHTPTAPGNTKPRSTP is encoded by the coding sequence ATGATGAATAAAAGGAGTCCGGCGGCCGAGTCCAAGGCACCCGCACCCGCACCCGCACCCGCGGCCACCGCCGTCCTCGCCCGCGACCTCACCGTCGTCCGAGGCCCCCGCACCGTCCTGCGCGGCCTCGACTTCACCGTCCCCCGAGGCCAGATCACCGGACTCCTCGGCCCCTCCGGCTGCGGCAAGTCCACGCTCATGCGCGCGATCGTCGGAACCCAGGCCAAGGTCACCGGCACCCTGCAGGTCCTCGACCACCCCGCGGGCGCCCCCACCCTCCGCTCCCGCATCGGCTACGTCACCCAGAGCCCGTCCGTCTACGACGACCTCACCGTCCGCCAGAACCTCGACTACTTCGCCGCCGTCCTCGACCCCGGCACAGGCACCGCCGCCGACCGCCGCCGCGACCAGGTCACCCGCGTACTCGACGACGTCGCCCTCACCTCGCACGCCGACTCCCTCGCCGGCCGGCTCTCCGGCGGCCAGCGCAGCCGCGTCTCACTCGGCGTCGCCCTCCTCGGCACCCCCGAACTCCTCGTGCTCGACGAGCCGACCGTCGGCCTCGACCCCGTACTCCGCCGCGACCTGTGGCAGCTCTTCCACGCCATCGCCACCGACCGCGCGGCGACCATCCTCGTCTCGTCCCACGTCATGGACGAGGCCGAACGCTGCCACCGCCTCCTCCTCATGCGGGGCGGCGAACTCCTCGCCGACGACACCCCCGACGCCCTGCGTTCCCGCACCCACTCCGACACCGTCGAAGGGGCCTTCCTCCACCTCGTGGACGAAGCAGACGCACGCCACACCCCACGCCACACCCCCACAGCCCCCGGCAACACCAAGCCCAGGAGCACCCCATGA
- a CDS encoding ABC transporter permease codes for MNAYRTFATAARVLRQLRHDPRSIALMILVPCVMLLLLRYVFDGNPQTFDSIGASLLGIFPLITMFLVTSIATLRERTSGTLERLLAMPLGKGDLIAGYALAFGALAVVQSVLATGLALWALGLDVTGSAWLLLLIALLDALLGTALGLFVSAFAASEFQAVQFMPAVIFPQLLLCGLFAARDTMQPLLEWISNALPMSYAVDGMNQVLRNPDITGDFIRDIVIVAGSALLVLALGAATLRRRTT; via the coding sequence ATGAACGCCTACCGCACCTTCGCCACCGCCGCGCGAGTCCTGCGCCAACTCCGCCACGACCCACGCTCCATCGCGCTGATGATCCTGGTCCCCTGCGTGATGCTGCTCCTCCTGCGCTACGTCTTCGACGGCAACCCGCAGACCTTCGACTCCATCGGCGCCTCACTCCTCGGCATCTTCCCGCTCATCACGATGTTCCTGGTCACCTCCATCGCGACCCTGCGCGAACGCACCTCCGGCACCCTCGAACGCCTCCTCGCCATGCCCCTGGGCAAAGGCGACCTCATCGCCGGCTACGCACTCGCCTTCGGCGCCCTCGCCGTCGTCCAGTCCGTCCTCGCCACCGGACTCGCCCTCTGGGCCCTCGGCCTCGACGTCACCGGCTCCGCGTGGCTGCTCCTCCTGATCGCCCTGCTCGACGCCCTCCTCGGCACCGCACTCGGCCTCTTCGTCTCGGCCTTCGCAGCCTCCGAGTTCCAGGCCGTCCAGTTCATGCCGGCCGTGATCTTCCCCCAGCTCCTCCTCTGCGGCCTGTTCGCCGCCCGCGACACCATGCAGCCGCTCCTGGAGTGGATCTCCAACGCCCTCCCCATGTCGTACGCCGTCGACGGCATGAACCAAGTCCTCCGCAACCCCGACATCACCGGGGACTTCATCCGCGACATCGTCATCGTCGCCGGCAGCGCCCTCCTCGTCCTCGCCCTCGGCGCCGCCACCCTCCGCCGCCGCACCACCTGA
- the proC gene encoding pyrroline-5-carboxylate reductase, whose translation MSSNTSQKVAVLGTGKIGEALLSGMIRGGWAPADLLVTTRRQERADELRTRYGVTPVTNAEAAKQADTLILACKPQDMAKLLDELAPHVTPDRLVISAAAGITTAFIEERLTESTPVVRVMPNTPVLVDEGMSVISAGSHASSAALAHAEAIFGAVGKTLRVPETQQDACTALSGSGPAYFYFLVEAMTDAGILLGLPRDKAHDLIVQAAIGASVMLRDSGEHPVKLRENVTSPAGTTINAIRELENHGVRAALIAALEAARDRSRELASGNNT comes from the coding sequence ATGAGCAGCAACACGAGCCAGAAAGTCGCAGTCCTCGGCACCGGAAAGATCGGTGAAGCCCTGCTCAGCGGCATGATCCGCGGCGGCTGGGCACCCGCGGACCTCCTGGTCACCACCCGCCGCCAGGAACGCGCCGACGAACTCCGCACCCGCTACGGCGTCACCCCCGTCACCAACGCCGAAGCCGCCAAGCAGGCCGACACCCTGATCCTCGCCTGCAAGCCGCAGGACATGGCCAAGCTGCTCGACGAACTCGCCCCCCACGTCACCCCCGACCGCCTCGTCATCAGCGCCGCCGCCGGTATCACCACCGCCTTCATCGAAGAGCGCCTGACCGAATCCACCCCCGTCGTCCGCGTCATGCCCAACACCCCCGTCCTCGTCGACGAAGGCATGTCCGTCATCTCGGCCGGCAGCCACGCCTCCTCCGCGGCCCTGGCTCACGCGGAGGCCATCTTCGGCGCCGTCGGCAAGACCCTCCGCGTCCCCGAGACCCAGCAGGACGCCTGCACCGCCCTCTCCGGCTCGGGCCCCGCGTACTTCTACTTCCTCGTCGAAGCCATGACCGACGCAGGCATCCTCCTCGGCCTGCCCCGCGACAAGGCCCACGACCTCATCGTCCAGGCGGCGATCGGCGCATCCGTGATGCTCCGCGACAGCGGCGAACACCCCGTGAAGCTCCGCGAGAACGTCACGTCCCCCGCGGGCACCACGATCAACGCCATCCGCGAACTCGAGAACCACGGAGTACGCGCCGCCCTCATCGCAGCCCTGGAAGCCGCCCGCGACCGCAGCCGCGAACTGGCCTCCGGCAACAACACCTGA
- a CDS encoding cysteine hydrolase family protein has product MEIAENAALVVVDVQKGFEEEEFWGARNNPAADDNIASLIDVWQATGRPVVFVRHDSPKPKSPLRTGYVGNDFKEYVEERRGKGAGAELLVTKTVNSAFYGTPDLDAWFKAEGIRQFVVAGIQTNMCAETTARMGGNLGYEVVFAWDATYTFDLAGPFGWRCGAEELARATAVSLHGGGFAQVVTAETVRGAAAR; this is encoded by the coding sequence ATGGAGATCGCGGAGAACGCAGCGCTGGTCGTGGTGGACGTGCAGAAGGGGTTCGAGGAGGAGGAGTTCTGGGGGGCGCGGAACAATCCGGCGGCCGACGACAACATCGCGTCGTTGATCGACGTATGGCAGGCGACGGGACGGCCGGTGGTCTTCGTCCGGCATGACTCGCCGAAGCCGAAGTCGCCGCTGCGGACCGGGTACGTGGGCAACGACTTCAAGGAGTACGTCGAGGAGCGGCGTGGGAAGGGGGCGGGGGCCGAGCTGTTGGTGACGAAGACCGTGAACTCGGCCTTCTACGGGACGCCGGATCTGGACGCCTGGTTCAAGGCGGAGGGGATCAGGCAGTTCGTGGTGGCCGGGATCCAGACCAACATGTGCGCGGAGACGACGGCGCGGATGGGAGGGAACCTGGGGTACGAGGTGGTGTTCGCGTGGGACGCGACGTACACCTTCGACCTGGCGGGGCCATTTGGCTGGCGGTGCGGGGCCGAGGAGTTGGCGCGGGCCACGGCGGTTTCCCTGCACGGTGGGGGCTTCGCGCAGGTGGTGACGGCGGAGACGGTGCGGGGCGCGGCCGCGCGGTAG